Proteins co-encoded in one Vibrio aquimaris genomic window:
- a CDS encoding glycosyltransferase family 25 protein, with protein sequence MKVFVISLKRSPERRRYIKKQLDNLDIQFEFFDAVDGRAEPPHPLFDNYDYAKRLWLTSGRMPSKGELGCYASHYLLWKSCVELDEPFVILEDDVEVSPRFKDMRHLIEKKVVEYGFLRLQDKSEKGVLIEKESGHDYSISFMTNNFGGLIGYAIAPNSARKLLSKSKSWCMPVDNYVGSLYLHNMPSYVFYPSIVAHPYVHDTTIQLGEEKKAKWHRKLSRELYSLYRKIKMTQFNKKYQ encoded by the coding sequence GTGAAAGTCTTTGTTATTAGTCTAAAGCGAAGTCCAGAGAGAAGACGATACATAAAAAAACAGTTGGATAACTTGGATATACAGTTCGAGTTTTTTGATGCTGTTGATGGTAGGGCTGAGCCTCCTCATCCTTTATTCGATAACTATGATTACGCCAAACGCCTATGGTTAACGAGTGGTCGTATGCCTTCAAAAGGTGAATTGGGCTGCTATGCTAGTCATTACTTATTATGGAAATCTTGCGTAGAACTTGATGAGCCCTTTGTTATTCTAGAGGACGATGTTGAGGTTAGTCCTCGGTTTAAGGATATGCGGCATTTAATAGAAAAGAAGGTTGTTGAATATGGCTTTTTGCGCCTGCAGGATAAGTCAGAGAAAGGTGTGCTGATCGAAAAAGAGAGTGGTCATGATTATAGTATTTCTTTTATGACTAACAATTTCGGAGGTTTAATCGGCTATGCCATTGCCCCAAACTCAGCGCGTAAATTACTCTCTAAATCGAAATCTTGGTGTATGCCAGTCGACAACTATGTTGGCTCTTTGTATCTTCATAATATGCCCTCATATGTATTCTACCCATCTATCGTTGCGCACCCATATGTGCATGACACCACAATTCAATTGGGTGAAGAAAAAAAAGCGAAATGGCATAGAAAGCTAAGTCGTGAATTATATAGCTTATATAGAAAAATTAAAATGACCCAATTTAATAAAAAATACCAATGA